A section of the Apodemus sylvaticus chromosome 10, mApoSyl1.1, whole genome shotgun sequence genome encodes:
- the Gcgr gene encoding glucagon receptor codes for MPLTQLHCPHLLLLLLLLPCLPKVPSAQVMDFLYEKWKLYSDQCHHNLSLLPPPTELVCNRTFDKYSCWPDTPPNTTANISCPWYLPWYHKVQHRLVFKRCGPDGQWVRGPRGQPWRDASQCQMDDEEIEVQKGEAKMYSRYQVMYTVGYSLSLGALLLALVILLGLRKLHCTRNYIHGNLFASFVLKAGSVLVTDRLLKTRYSQKIGDDVSVSVWLSDGAMAGCRVATVITQYGIIANYCWLLVEGVYLYSLLSLATFSERSFFSLYLGIGWGAPLLFVISWVVVKCLFENVQCWTSNDNMGFWWILRVPVLLAILINFFIFVRIIHLLVAKLRAHQMHYTDYKFRLARSTLTLIPLLGVHEVVFAFVTDEYAQGTLRSAKLFFDLFLGSFQGLLVAVLYCFLNKEVQAELLRRWRQWREGKALQEERMASSHGSHMAQAGLCHGDPCEKLQLMSAGSSSGTGCEPSVETSLASSLPRLADSPT; via the exons ATGCCCCTCACCCAGCTCCACTGTcctcacctgctgctgctgctgctgctgctgccatgtCTG CCGAAGGTACCCTCTGCCCAGGTGATGGACTTTTTGTATGAGAAGTGGAAGCTCTATAGTGACCAATGCCACCACAACCTAAGCCTGCTGCCCCCACCTACTG AGCTGGTCTGTAACAGAACCTTCGACAAGTACTCCTGCTGGCCCGACACCCCTCCCAACACCACTGCCAACATCTCCTGCCCCTGGTACCTACCTTGGTACCACAAAG TGCAGCACCGTCTAGTGTTCAAGAGGTGTGGTCCTGATGGGCAGTGGGTTCGAGGGCCACGGGGGCAGCCGTGGCGTGACGCCTCCCAGTGTCAGATGGACGACGAGGAGATCGAGGTCCAG AAGGGGGAGGCCAAGATGTATAGCAGGTACCAGGTGATGTACACCGTGGGCTACAGTCTGTCCCTGGGGGCCTTGCTCCTTGCGCTGGTCATCCTGCTGGGTCTCAG GAAGCTGCACTGCACCCGGAACTACATCCATGGGAACCTGTTCGCGTCCTTTGTGCTCAAGGCTGGCTCTGTGCTGGTCACTGATCGGCTGCTCAAGACACGCTACAGCCAGAAGATTGGAGATGACGTTAGTGTGAGCGTCTGGCTCAGTGACGGG GCGATGGCTGGCTGCCGAGTGGCTACAGTGATCACGCAGTACGGCATCATAGCCAACTATTGCTGGCTGCTGGTAGAGGGTGTGTACCTGTACAGCCTGCTGAGCCTTGCCACCTTCTCTGAGAGGAGCTTCTTTTCCCTCTACCTCGGCATTGGCTGGG GTGCGCCCCTGCTGTTTGTCATCTCCTGGGTGGTGGTCAAGTGTCTATTTGAGAATGTCCA GTGCTGGACCAGCAATGACAACATGGGGTTCTGGTGGATCCTGCGCGTCCCTGTCTTACTGGCCATACTG ATCAATTTTTTCATCTTTGTCCGCATTATCCACCTTCTTGTGGCCAAGCTGCGTGCCCATCAGATGCACTATACTGACTATAAGTTCCG GCTGGCCAGGTCCACGCTGACCCTCATCCCCCTGCTGGGGGTCCACGAGGTGGTCTTCGCCTTCGTGACGGATGAGTACGCCCAGGGCACTCTGCGCTCCGCCAAGCTCTTTTTTGACCTGTTCCTCGGTTCGTTCCAG GGTCTGCTGGTGGCTGTTCTCTACTGTTTCCTCAACAAGGAG GTGCAGGCAGAGCTACTGCGGCGCTGGAGGCAATGGCGAGAAGGCAAAGCCCTTCAGGAGGAGAGGATGGCCAGCAGCCATGGCAGCCACATGGCCCAAGCAGGGCTCTGTCATGGTGATCCCTGTGAGAAACTTCAGCTCATGAGtgcaggcagcagcagtggcactggCTGTGAGCCCTCTGTGGAGACCTCACTGGCCAGTAGTCTCCCAAGGTTGGCTGACAGCCCCACCTGA
- the Mcrip1 gene encoding mapk-regulated corepressor-interacting protein 1, with product MTSSPVSRVVYNGKRNSSPRSPTNSSEIFTPAHEENVRFIYEAWQGVERDLRSQLSSGERCLVEEYVEKVPNPSLKSFKPIDLSDLKRRNTQDAKKS from the exons ATGACCAG CTCTCCTGTCTCCAGAGTTGTCTACAACGGCAAGAGGAATAGCAGTCCCCGCTCTCCCACCAACAGCAGTGAGATCTTCACTCCAGCACATGAAGAGAATGTGCGCTTCATTTATGAAG CCTGGCAGGGTGTCGAGCGAGACCTGCGCAGCCAGCTGTCCAGTGGTGAGCGGTGCCTAGTGGAGGAATATGTGGAGAAAGTTCCCAACCCCAGCCTGAAGA GCTTCAAGCCCATCGACCTGAGTGACCTGAAGCGCCGGAACACGCAGGACGCCAAGAAGTCCTAG